Proteins from a genomic interval of Zingiber officinale cultivar Zhangliang chromosome 2A, Zo_v1.1, whole genome shotgun sequence:
- the LOC122043931 gene encoding receptor-like serine/threonine-protein kinase SD1-7, which produces MARMQLFLLPFLEIVLLAGASFLLGQSSPRDIMMGNSSLIDGQTLISAGSVFQLGFFSPVNDSGTSYIGIWYYNLPPRESKVVVWVANRNKSVDTSMASLNLTSDGNLILFEEGTKVWSTGRPAELNSARLQLLDSGNLVLTASNSSRTLWQSFDHGCDTLLPGMKTGFDFQTNTSWQFMPWTSATDPSPGKYVSKIETYNVPEFYTVSVNGSLKLFRTGPWNGQWFSGLPQMGSNIVLTHLNFTYVSNQNEIYYMTEYQTRSPELIRALVFTNVSYQSWCFVEGEWRIILSFPSDDCDYYNHCGRNSVCTKGYYSTSCRCLEGFVENKSVVGCARKEPLLCSSNQFSKEPSVKVPDTENATSGGNISLDSCKKLCLDDCSCVAFAVINGPYGCITWRGELLDLRSFTDGGDDLYIRLPGSSTSNLKKLVWAIVISVLLGFLLLCSVGVLARRRRNRASTCRLQLQFPNVQKDVLPSYDLRTIKAATNDFSDENKLGEGGFGVVYKGQLEDEQNIAVKKLSRYSSHGPDEFQNELSLIAKLQHRNLVRLLGCCIEGYERLLILEYMENKSLDAFIYDKAKSSLLNWQRRFNIIIGIARGLLYLHQDSRLRVIHRDLKPSNILLDKDMNPKISDFGIARIFEGDNALEDATTRPIGTIGYMAPEYLSRGVFSFKSDVFSFGVIILKIISGKKNRVFSQTDTSITLLEYVYKLWKEERSLEIVDDALNQSYPMEEVLRCIQTSLLCVQDNSKDRPTMTEVVTMLTSEDELLIPIMQPVITSTSNEEDFTINEMSFTLIGR; this is translated from the exons ATGGCGCGGATGCAGCTCTTTCTTCTACCGTTCCTGGAAATAGTTCTACTAGCAGGGGCATCCTTTCTACTTGGCCAATCCTCTCCAA GAGATATAATGATGGGGAATAGCTCACTTATCGATGGCCAGACATTAATCTCGGCGGGGAGCGTGTTCCAACTCGGTTTCTTCAGTCCAGTTAACGATTCTGGGACTTCATACATAGGAATTTGGTACTACAATCTCCCACCGAGAGAAAGCAAAGTAGTAGTTTGGGTCGCCAATAGGAACAAGTCTGTGGACACGTCCATGGCATCGTTGAACCTGACTTCCGACGGAAATCTCATCTTATTTGAGGAAGGAACAAAGGTTTGGTCAACGGGAAGACCCGCCGAACTTAATTCTGCACGCTTGCAGCTTTTAGACTCAGGAAACCTCGTGCTGACGGCCAGCAACTCTAGCAGAACTCTATGGCAGAGTTTCGACCATGGGTGTGACACTCTTCTCCCTGGCATGAAGACAGGATTCGACTTCCAGACTAACACTTCGTGGCAGTTCATGCCATGGACGAGTGCCACGGACCCTTCTCCGGGCAAGTACGTTTCCAAAATTGAGACATATAATGTTCCGGAATTTTATACGGTGAGTGTGAATGGATCCCTCAAACTCTTTCGCACTGGGCCATGGAACGGGCAATGGTTCTCCGGCCTTCCACAGATGGGGAGCAACATTGTGTTAACGCACTTAAACTTCACATACGTGTCCAACCAGAATGAGATCTACTACATGACTGAATATCAGACTCGATCGCCAGAGCTAATCCGGGCATTAGTGTTCACCAACGTATCCTACCAGAGTTGGTGTTTTGTTGAGGGAGAGTGGAGAATTATCTTGTCGTTTCCGAGCGACGACTGCGATTACTATAACCATTGTGGCCGCAACAGCGTTTGCACCAAGGGCTACTACTCAACCTCCTGTCGTTGCTTGGAAGGTTTTGTGGAGAACAAAAGCGTCGTCGGATGCGCGAGGAAGGAGCCCTTGCTTTGCTCGTCGAACCAATTTTCGAAGGAGCCGAGCGTGAAGGTGCCAGACACTGAGAACGCAACCTCAGGAGGCAACATTAGTCTGGATTCGTGCAAGAAATTGTGCTTGGATGATTGCTCCTGTGTAGCGTTTGCGGTGATCAATGGGCCTTATGGGTGCATAACTTGGCGCGGTGAGTTGTTGGATCTCAGAAGTTTTACCGACGGAGGAGACGATTTATACATTCGGCTTCCAG GATCATCAACGTCAAACTTGAAGAAGCTCGTGTGGGCGATAGTCATTTCGGTGTTGCTGGGATTTCTTTTGCTGTGCAGTGTAGGTGTACTCGCTAGGAGGAGGAGAAACAGAGCATCGACCTGCAGATTGCAATTGCAGTTTCCAAATGTGCAGAAAG ATGTACTTCCTTCATATGATTTACGTACTATAAAAGCTGCAACGAATGATTTCTCCGATGAAAACAAACTTGGAGAGGGGGGATTTGGAGTTGTTTACAAG GGTCAATTGGAAGATGAACAGAATATTGCTgttaaaaaattatcaagatACTCCTCACATGGTCCAGATGAATTCCAGAATGAACTCTCACTGATAGCCAAGTTACAACATAGAAATCTTGTTCGTCTTCTAGGCTGCTGCATTGAAGGATATGAGCGACTTCTCATACTTGAATACATGGAAAATAAGAGCCTTGATGCATTCATTTATG ATAAAGCTAAAAGTTCATTACTAAATTGGCAAAGGCGTTTCAATATTATAATTGGGATCGCTCGAGGACTTCTATACTTGCATCAAGACTCTAGATTGAGAGTCATTCATCGTGATCTTAAGCCTAGCAATATTCTCCTTGACAAGGATATGAATCCAAAGATTTCAGATTTTGGCATTGCAAGAATATTTGAAGGAGACAATGCTCTTGAGGATGCGACAACGAGACCGATTGGAACAAT CGGTTATATGGCACCTGAGTACTTATCACGTGGagttttttcattcaagtcagaTGTATTTAGTTTCGGTGTGATAATACTAAAAATTATAAGTGGAAAGAAGAATAGAGTATTCAGTCAAACTGATACAAGCATAACTCTTTTAGAATAT GTGTATAAACTTTGGAAGGAAGAAAGATCTTTAGAGATCGTTGACGACGCACTAAATCAATCATATCCAATGGAAGAAGTTCTACGTTGTATCCAGACAAGTCTTCTGTGTGTACAAGATAATAGTAAAGATAGACCCACAATGACAGAAGTGGTGACGATGTTAACAAGTGAGGACGAACTCCTAATTCCGATTATGCAACCTGTCAT